In the genome of Chiroxiphia lanceolata isolate bChiLan1 chromosome 29, bChiLan1.pri, whole genome shotgun sequence, one region contains:
- the CDC42SE1 gene encoding CDC42 small effector protein 1, with amino-acid sequence MSDFWHKLGCCVVEKPQPKKRRRRIDRSMIGEPMNFVHLTHIGSGDMAAGEGLPMTGAMQEMRSKGGRERQWSNSRVL; translated from the exons ATGAGCGACTTCTGGCACAAGCTGGGCTGCTGCGTCGTGGAGAAGCCCCAGCCC aagaagaggaggaggaggatcgACCGCTCCATGATCGGGGAGCCCATGAACTTCGTGCACCTGACACACATCGGCTCCGGGGACATGGCTGCGGGAGAGGGGCTGCCCATG ACCGGAGCCATGCAGGAGATGCGATCCAAGGGCGGCCGGGAGCGACAGTGGAGCAACTCCCGGGTGTTGTAG
- the PRUNE1 gene encoding exopolyphosphatase PRUNE1 isoform X1, protein MERFVRGNRAALQDHIQHHREVHVVMGNEACDLDSTVSALALAYFLAQSSPAPRAAVVPVLNIPRADFALRTETTFLLRDRGVPAASLIFRDEIDLGGLHHAGLLSLTLVDHHVLPGADAALEEAVVEVLDHRPLERERGPPCRVTVEPVGSCATLVTERIAQGPPGLLDSTTAALLHGTILLDCINLSPAAGKVTPRDVACVALLEERFPELPPRDSVFAALQAAKFDVSGLTTEQMLRKDLKVISGDELLLAISGVYVDLETFLLRPGLLQDLDAFCQARGYAGLVAMTVSFNERHEPTRKLAVYSRCETLRGTLCRALEEATTPSLHLQPLPSPWPCVGAFAQGNALASRKKVLPILRAALGGAGAAGGPEEEVVPPPTPMNSLVEECPLAQAVPPLCPQDVLERVSRIATGQPPGSPK, encoded by the exons GATCACATCCAGCATCACCGGGAGGTCCACGTGGTGATGGGCAACGAGGCCTGTGACCTGGACTCCACGGTCTCGGCGCTGGCCCTGGCCTATTTCCTGGCCCAG AGCTCCCCGGCTCCCAGAGCCGCCGTCGTGCCGGTGCTGAACATCCCCCGCGCCGACTTCGCGCTGCGGACGGAGACGACGTTCCTGCTGCGGGATCGGGGCGTCCCGGCCGCCTCCCTCATCTTTCGGGATGAGATCGACCTGGGGGGGCTGCACCACGCCGGGCTGCTCTCCCTGACGCTGGTGGATCACCACGTCCTGCCCGG AGCCGACGCAGCCCTGGAGGAGGCCGTGGTGGAGGTGCTGGACCACCGGCCGCTGGAGCGGGAGCGCGGCCCGCCGTGCCGGGTGACGGTGGAGCCGGTGGGCTCCTGTGCCACGCTGGTGACCGAGCGCATCGCCCAGGGCCCCCCGGGGCTGCTGGACAGCACCACGGCCGCGCTGCTGCACG GCACCATCCTCCTGGACTGCATCAACCTGAGCCCGGCCGCCGGCAAGGTGACGCCGCGGGACGTGGCGTGCGTGGCCCTGCTCGAGGAGAGGTTCCCCGAGCTGCCGCCCCGCGACAGCGTCTTCGcagccctgcaggcagccaAGTTTGACGTCTCAG GGCTGACGACGGAGCAGATGCTGCGCAAGGACCTCAAGGTGATCTCCGGCGACGAGCTGCTCCTCGCCATCAGCGGCGTCTACGTGGACCTGGAA ACGTTCCTGCTCCGGCCTGGCTTGCTGCAGGACCTGGACGCCTTCTGCCAGGCCCGTGGCTACGCGGGGCTGGTGGCCATGACCGTCTCCTTCAACGAGCGCCACGAGCCCACCCGCAAGCTGGCCGTGTACAGCCGGTGCGAGACCCTCCGCGGCACG CTGTGCCGGGCGCTGGAGGAGGCGACGACGCCGTCCCTGCActtgcagcccctgcccagcccctggccCTGCGTGGGCGCCTTCGCCCAGGGCAACGCCTTGGCCTCCAGGAAGAAGGTGCTGCCCATCCTGCGGGCAGCGCTgggcggcgcgggggccgcCGGGGGTCCCGAGGAGGAGGTGGTGCCCCCGCCCACCCCCATGAACAGCCTGGTGGAGGAGTGTCCCCTGGCCCAGGCCGTGCCCCCGCTGTGCCCCCAGGACGTCCTGGAGCGGGTCAGCCGCATCGCCACGGGGCAGCCCCCCGGCTCCCCCAAATAA
- the MLLT11 gene encoding protein AF1q gives MLDTMSSQYDSFIYWRMPIPRLDVAELEGLGLADMALYKPKVGLGQLVGQRERLSQDLSPEEEEEEEDTLLQFNTFNFWRAPIASISSLDFDLI, from the coding sequence atGCTGGACACCATGAGCAGCCAGTACGACTCCTTCATCTACTGGCGGATGCCGATCCCGCGGCTGGACGTGGcggagctggaggggctggggctggcagacATGGCCCTCTACAAGCCCAAGGTAGGGCTGGGCCAGCTCGTGGGCCAGCGGGAGCGGCTCAGCCAGGACCTGTccccggaggaggaggaggaggaggaggacaccCTGCTGCAGTTCAACACCTTCAACTTCTGGCGGGCTCCCATTGCCAGCATCAGCTCCTTGGATTTCGATCTCATCTGA
- the PRUNE1 gene encoding exopolyphosphatase PRUNE1 isoform X2, translating into MGNEACDLDSTVSALALAYFLAQSSPAPRAAVVPVLNIPRADFALRTETTFLLRDRGVPAASLIFRDEIDLGGLHHAGLLSLTLVDHHVLPGADAALEEAVVEVLDHRPLERERGPPCRVTVEPVGSCATLVTERIAQGPPGLLDSTTAALLHGTILLDCINLSPAAGKVTPRDVACVALLEERFPELPPRDSVFAALQAAKFDVSGLTTEQMLRKDLKVISGDELLLAISGVYVDLETFLLRPGLLQDLDAFCQARGYAGLVAMTVSFNERHEPTRKLAVYSRCETLRGTLCRALEEATTPSLHLQPLPSPWPCVGAFAQGNALASRKKVLPILRAALGGAGAAGGPEEEVVPPPTPMNSLVEECPLAQAVPPLCPQDVLERVSRIATGQPPGSPK; encoded by the exons ATGGGCAACGAGGCCTGTGACCTGGACTCCACGGTCTCGGCGCTGGCCCTGGCCTATTTCCTGGCCCAG AGCTCCCCGGCTCCCAGAGCCGCCGTCGTGCCGGTGCTGAACATCCCCCGCGCCGACTTCGCGCTGCGGACGGAGACGACGTTCCTGCTGCGGGATCGGGGCGTCCCGGCCGCCTCCCTCATCTTTCGGGATGAGATCGACCTGGGGGGGCTGCACCACGCCGGGCTGCTCTCCCTGACGCTGGTGGATCACCACGTCCTGCCCGG AGCCGACGCAGCCCTGGAGGAGGCCGTGGTGGAGGTGCTGGACCACCGGCCGCTGGAGCGGGAGCGCGGCCCGCCGTGCCGGGTGACGGTGGAGCCGGTGGGCTCCTGTGCCACGCTGGTGACCGAGCGCATCGCCCAGGGCCCCCCGGGGCTGCTGGACAGCACCACGGCCGCGCTGCTGCACG GCACCATCCTCCTGGACTGCATCAACCTGAGCCCGGCCGCCGGCAAGGTGACGCCGCGGGACGTGGCGTGCGTGGCCCTGCTCGAGGAGAGGTTCCCCGAGCTGCCGCCCCGCGACAGCGTCTTCGcagccctgcaggcagccaAGTTTGACGTCTCAG GGCTGACGACGGAGCAGATGCTGCGCAAGGACCTCAAGGTGATCTCCGGCGACGAGCTGCTCCTCGCCATCAGCGGCGTCTACGTGGACCTGGAA ACGTTCCTGCTCCGGCCTGGCTTGCTGCAGGACCTGGACGCCTTCTGCCAGGCCCGTGGCTACGCGGGGCTGGTGGCCATGACCGTCTCCTTCAACGAGCGCCACGAGCCCACCCGCAAGCTGGCCGTGTACAGCCGGTGCGAGACCCTCCGCGGCACG CTGTGCCGGGCGCTGGAGGAGGCGACGACGCCGTCCCTGCActtgcagcccctgcccagcccctggccCTGCGTGGGCGCCTTCGCCCAGGGCAACGCCTTGGCCTCCAGGAAGAAGGTGCTGCCCATCCTGCGGGCAGCGCTgggcggcgcgggggccgcCGGGGGTCCCGAGGAGGAGGTGGTGCCCCCGCCCACCCCCATGAACAGCCTGGTGGAGGAGTGTCCCCTGGCCCAGGCCGTGCCCCCGCTGTGCCCCCAGGACGTCCTGGAGCGGGTCAGCCGCATCGCCACGGGGCAGCCCCCCGGCTCCCCCAAATAA
- the PRUNE1 gene encoding exopolyphosphatase PRUNE1 isoform X3, with protein sequence MLGCTGLYWVIVGNTGLYWAVLGGATRAGAVMERFVRGNRAALQDHIQHHREVHVVMGNEACDLDSTVSALALAYFLAQSSPAPRAAVVPVLNIPRADFALRTETTFLLRDRGVPAASLIFRDEIDLGGLHHAGLLSLTLVDHHVLPGADAALEEAVVEVLDHRPLERERGPPCRVTVEPVGSCATLVTERIAQGPPGLLDSTTAALLHGTILLDCINLSPAAGKVTPRDVACVALLEERFPELPPRDSVFAALQAAKFDVSGLTTEQMLRKDLKVISGDELLLAISGVYVDLETFLLRPGLLQDLDAFCQARGYAGLVAMTVSFNERHEPTRKLAVYSRCETLRGTLCRALEEATTPSLHLQPLPSPWPCVGAFAQGNALASRKKVLPILRAALGGAGAAGGPEEEVVPPPTPMNSLVEECPLAQAVPPLCPQDVLERVSRIATGQPPGSPK encoded by the exons GATCACATCCAGCATCACCGGGAGGTCCACGTGGTGATGGGCAACGAGGCCTGTGACCTGGACTCCACGGTCTCGGCGCTGGCCCTGGCCTATTTCCTGGCCCAG AGCTCCCCGGCTCCCAGAGCCGCCGTCGTGCCGGTGCTGAACATCCCCCGCGCCGACTTCGCGCTGCGGACGGAGACGACGTTCCTGCTGCGGGATCGGGGCGTCCCGGCCGCCTCCCTCATCTTTCGGGATGAGATCGACCTGGGGGGGCTGCACCACGCCGGGCTGCTCTCCCTGACGCTGGTGGATCACCACGTCCTGCCCGG AGCCGACGCAGCCCTGGAGGAGGCCGTGGTGGAGGTGCTGGACCACCGGCCGCTGGAGCGGGAGCGCGGCCCGCCGTGCCGGGTGACGGTGGAGCCGGTGGGCTCCTGTGCCACGCTGGTGACCGAGCGCATCGCCCAGGGCCCCCCGGGGCTGCTGGACAGCACCACGGCCGCGCTGCTGCACG GCACCATCCTCCTGGACTGCATCAACCTGAGCCCGGCCGCCGGCAAGGTGACGCCGCGGGACGTGGCGTGCGTGGCCCTGCTCGAGGAGAGGTTCCCCGAGCTGCCGCCCCGCGACAGCGTCTTCGcagccctgcaggcagccaAGTTTGACGTCTCAG GGCTGACGACGGAGCAGATGCTGCGCAAGGACCTCAAGGTGATCTCCGGCGACGAGCTGCTCCTCGCCATCAGCGGCGTCTACGTGGACCTGGAA ACGTTCCTGCTCCGGCCTGGCTTGCTGCAGGACCTGGACGCCTTCTGCCAGGCCCGTGGCTACGCGGGGCTGGTGGCCATGACCGTCTCCTTCAACGAGCGCCACGAGCCCACCCGCAAGCTGGCCGTGTACAGCCGGTGCGAGACCCTCCGCGGCACG CTGTGCCGGGCGCTGGAGGAGGCGACGACGCCGTCCCTGCActtgcagcccctgcccagcccctggccCTGCGTGGGCGCCTTCGCCCAGGGCAACGCCTTGGCCTCCAGGAAGAAGGTGCTGCCCATCCTGCGGGCAGCGCTgggcggcgcgggggccgcCGGGGGTCCCGAGGAGGAGGTGGTGCCCCCGCCCACCCCCATGAACAGCCTGGTGGAGGAGTGTCCCCTGGCCCAGGCCGTGCCCCCGCTGTGCCCCCAGGACGTCCTGGAGCGGGTCAGCCGCATCGCCACGGGGCAGCCCCCCGGCTCCCCCAAATAA